GGCCTGTCCCAGTCATCGGATGTGGTAACCTCAGCCGTGTGGGGCGAATTCTTCAGCACATTGTTCTCCGGGTCGGCTTTACCGTCTTTAATTTCCATGATCTCGTTATAGATGGACAACATGGCTTCGATGAAGCGGTCCAGTTCATCGAGCGATTCGCTTTCCGTGGGTTCAACCATCAGTGTTCCGTGAACCGGGAACGACAGGGTAGGAGCGTGGAAACCGTAATCCATAAGCCGTTTGGCTATGTCGGCTTCAATCACGTTGGCCATGGATTTGAACTGCCTGCATTCCAGTATCCCTTCATGTCCTACCATACCGGTTTCGCCCGAGTATACAACGCCATAGGTATCCTTTAATGATGAAATTATATAGTTGGCATTCAGTATGGAAGTTTCTGCAACCTTTTTCAGTCCTTCCGCACCCAGCATTTTTATAAATCCATAGGATACAGGCAATATGCTGGGACTTCCGAAGGGAGATGCTGCTACCGGACCGATCCCTTTTTCGCCGCCTGTTTCAAAGAACGGATGGTTGGGCAGATAGGGTGCCAGCTTTTCAACAGCACCGACCGGTCCCATGCCCGGACCTCCACCACCATGAGGGATAGAAAAGGTTTTATGAAGGTTCAGATGACCGACATCGGCCCCTGTCACCACCGGATTGGTCAGGCCCAACTGGGCATTCAGGTTGGCCCCGTCGAAATAAACCAGCCCTCCGTTTTGGTGTATGATCTCGGTCATTTCCCTGATACGGCTTTCAAAGACACCGTGTGTGGAGGGGTAGGTGACCATGAAGGCCGACAGGTTGTCACTGTTTTCTTCAGCCTTTTTCTTCAGATCATCTATGTCGATGTTGCCATGTTTATCGCATTCTACCACCACCACCTTCATTCCGGCCATGACTCCGCTGGCAGGATTGGTGCCGTGTGCGGAAGAGGGAACCAGCACCACATTTCTGTGAGATTCTCCGTGATCAATATGATATTTGCGGATGGTCATCAGGCCGGTCATCTCTCCGGCAGCTCCTGAATTGGGCTGGAAGGTAAATGCGTGGAAGCCGGTGATGGCTTTTAGCTGCTCTTCAAGCCCCTCGATGAGCTCAAGGTATCCCTGTACCTGGTCTTTGGGCACATAAGGATGGATGCCGGTAAATTCCGGCCAGCTCAATGAGAAGAGCTCCGAAGCTGCGTTCAGTTTCATGGTGCAGCTACCCAGCGGTATCATACCATGGGCCAGGGAATAGTCCTTCCTTTCCAGTCGCTTGATGTAGCGCATCATCTCTGTTTCCGAGTGATAGCGGTTATAAAGGTCCCGGGTCAGGAAATCACTTTTCCGGCTGAATTTCCGGTCAAAATATATTTTCTCGGGAATGTCCCTGATCTCTGAGGGCTCTTTGCCAATAGACTTTGCAAATATACTGATGATCAGATTGAGATCTTTGACCATCGTTTTTTCATCCAGACTAATGCCTATGG
This Bacteroidales bacterium DNA region includes the following protein-coding sequences:
- the gcvP gene encoding aminomethyl-transferring glycine dehydrogenase, which translates into the protein MPLERFIDRHNGPRSKDIDAMLKKIGLNSIKELIDQAIPKSIQLDEPMELDEPMSEYEYFQHIRDIASKNKLYRSFMGLGYYDTITPAVIQRNILENPGWYTPYTPYQAEIAQGRLEALLNFQSVVMELTGMELANASLLDEATAAVEAMIMMLNLRSRSAAKKGANIFFVDENMFPQTIEVLKTRAEPLGIELQFGKYDEAEFTEKIFGAMAHYPNGDGKLEDYKNFIDKAHENGTLVAIAADIMSLALVTPPGDWDADVVFGSTQRFGIPLGYGGPHAAYFATRSEYKRKIPGRIIGVSKDATGKYATRMALQVREQHIKRERATSNICTAQALLASMASMYAVYHGPEGLKRIATYIHSAAGLLSDELEKLGYTQENKDFFDTLKIKLPGSVKTEDVRKIALDHGVNFRYMDDNTIGISLDEKTMVKDLNLIISIFAKSIGKEPSEIRDIPEKIYFDRKFSRKSDFLTRDLYNRYHSETEMMRYIKRLERKDYSLAHGMIPLGSCTMKLNAASELFSLSWPEFTGIHPYVPKDQVQGYLELIEGLEEQLKAITGFHAFTFQPNSGAAGEMTGLMTIRKYHIDHGESHRNVVLVPSSAHGTNPASGVMAGMKVVVVECDKHGNIDIDDLKKKAEENSDNLSAFMVTYPSTHGVFESRIREMTEIIHQNGGLVYFDGANLNAQLGLTNPVVTGADVGHLNLHKTFSIPHGGGGPGMGPVGAVEKLAPYLPNHPFFETGGEKGIGPVAASPFGSPSILPVSYGFIKMLGAEGLKKVAETSILNANYIISSLKDTYGVVYSGETGMVGHEGILECRQFKSMANVIEADIAKRLMDYGFHAPTLSFPVHGTLMVEPTESESLDELDRFIEAMLSIYNEIMEIKDGKADPENNVLKNSPHTAEVTTSDDWDRP